The Ignavibacteriales bacterium sequence AAATAGTCGGTCAATCGGCATGGGATAATGTAAGGGATGAAATTCAGCTGCAATTTCAAAACGGTAAATTCTGCGATGGAATAATTTGGGGAATTGATAGGGTTGGAAAAATTCTTTCCGAGCACTTTCCGCGTAAAACCGACGACACAAATGAGCTCTCAAACGAAATTGTCCTAGACTGACTTTTATTCATTCTCTTTATTAGATGTTCTTGATAGAGTAATCCAACCATTGGAAATCCGTAATCTAGAATTTCTCGATTGTCATTGCGAGGAATGTCCCGAAGGGATCCCTTCGGGAAAATGACGAAGCAATCTTAATTATTAATAAAGGTGCAAAAATTAGTTTGCTTCTCCCAATTTCATTGGGATCGCAAAGACAATTATTGAAATTTTTCATATGTATAAAGGAATTATTTTAATAATATCTCTGTTTAGAATTTCATGAACCGTAGAAAATTTATAAAGAATAGTTTTTTAACTGCAATTGCTGCTCTTCTTACGCCGGTATTTCTTAGATCCGATATAAAAGCGGCACCCCGAATCAAACTGAATTATAAACCCGAACCTTCAAAATGGAGCGATAACGATTTAACAATTGCATGGATTGGGCATTCTACTATCCTTATGAATTTTTTCGGTAAATGGATTTTGACCGACCCGGTTTTGTTTAATAGTATCGGAGTTTATTTTTTCGGAGGATCTATTGGTCCGTCACGAAGAACACCCCCGGCAGTGGAAATTGATGAGTTTCCGAAACCGGATATGATTCTTGTTTCTCACGCGCATATGGATCATATGGATTACCCGACATTAAAAGCATTCGCCGAAAAATATCCGGATCAAATTGATTTAGTGGTTGCTTACCTCACCAAAGATGTAATAAATGACCTTCCATGGAAATCGGTTTCGGTTCTAGATTGGAATGATGAAATAAAAATTCAAGACACGCGTATAAAAGCAAATGAGGTGAAGCATTTTGGCTGGCGCTTTCCATGGGAAAAAGACCGTTCACGCGGATTTATGAAAGACGGAAGAAGTTACAACGCATATTTGATTGAGCGTAACGGTAAAAAAGTTTTGTTCGGAGGAGATATGTCTTTGCATGAAAAACTCCGACCGTTAAAAAATGAAAATATAGATGTTGCAATTATGCCGATCGGTGCCTACAATCCTTGGATCCGGAATCATTGCAATCCAGAACAAGCATTGCAGATGGCAGATGAAATTAACGCTAAATATTTCATTCCTATCCATACAAAAACTTTCAATCAAAGCATGGAACCGTTTAACGAAGCAATTAATTGGATGAAGCGCTCAGCTCCAAATTACAAGATGCAGATAGGACTTGATGAAATTGGACAAACATTTGTTTTGAGTTAAGTCTCTTTCGTTTTTCCTTTAATCTGCTGAAATAATATTCCGCCGACAATCAAAACCAATCCAATAATCGAGGAGATGAACAATTTTTCTTTAAGCACTAACGCAATAAAGAATAACGATATTACCGGAAAGAGATAAATAATTGTAGAAGTTTTTGCTTTGTTGTCGCTAAGTGATAGAGCTTTTAACCAGAGGAAGAAAGTTATTCCCATTTCGAATATGCCGATATAAACCGCGCCAAGAATGTATTTAAATTCAACTGGGCTAAATGAATCAAAAAACAGAATGTACAAACCTGTGTAAAGTGTTCCCAAGAAGAACGCACCGAATAATTTAATCTCTTCTCCCCTTTTATCAAGAAGATTCAATATCCAAAAGCCCGCCCATATTATTGAACTGCTTGCCGCCAAAAGTACGCCGTACAAATTATGAAACTGAAGAGAAAGAATATTTCCTCTCGTTGAGATTATTATAATTCCGAAAAATGAAATCAATAGCCCGATATAAGTCTTAACAGAGATTTTCTGTTTCAAAAAAATGGCTGAGAAAATTGAGATTAAAAGTGGCCAAATTAAATTGATCGGTTGCGCTTCCTGTGCGGGCAACACGGAATATGCTTTGAACAAAATTAAATAATAAATGAAAGGATTTATAAGTCCCAGCATCATATTTCTTTTAAGATGTCCCTTGGAAAATATTTTTTTTAACTCCTTAGGAGAATTTAACCGAACAATGATGAAGAGAACTACTAGACTTGTTAAGGAAGAATAAAACAAAAGTTGTGTTGTGTTTATACCTTGTAGAGTAAGCTTAAAAGCGGTTGCCACCGTTGACCAGGCCAGCACAGCTAGCAGTGAATATATAATGGATTTAGATTTATCTTTCATTGTATGTTATTTTTGCTTTACGAAAGTAGCACTTTAGATGAATATTCCGCGAATAAAAAATTGAATCGAGAATTAATAAAATCTATTTTCTGTAGTACTAAAATACCATTTGAGTAAAAAAAGTAGAGAATGCAAAATTCAGGTTACATTTTCGATATAAAAAAATATTCGGTTAACGATGGTCCGGGTATTCGTACAACTGTTTTCTTAAAAGGCTGCCCTTTAACTTGCTGGTGGTGCCACAATCCCGAAAGCCGGAAAATTGAACCGGAAAAGATTGATAATTGCTCTTTCCGGTGGAATCTTTCTTATGAGTCTTCACAACGGAACATGATCGGCTCTCAAGTTTCTGTTAATGATGTAATGCATGAGATTGAAAAAGATTTGCCGTTCTACGAAGAATCCAAAGGCGGGGCTACATTTTCCGGTGGCGAGCCAATGCTGCAAATTGATTTTCTTCATCAGCTTCTTACAGAATGCAAAAAGAAAGATATTAATACTGCAATTGATACAACCGGTTATGCCCCGCTCGCAGATTTTGAAAAAATTTATGACCTGACAGACATTTTTCTTTACGATTTAAAACTGATAGACGACAAATTTCATTGCGAATATTGCGGTGTTTCAAATAAACTAATACACAAAAACTTGGAAGAGCTTTCTTCGCGCGGCAATAAAGTTATATTACGTCTCCCCATCATCCCAAGTCTGACTGATACAGAAGAAAATATTACTCAAACAATTTCATTCATCTCAACTCTCGAGAACATCCGCGAGATTGATCTGCTTCCGTTTCACTCGACAGCAAAATCAAAGTACGACCGGATGAAAATTTTAAATAAAGTGATTGATATAATCCCTCCCTCAAAAGAATATATGAACGAATTAAAAAATAGATTCTCTCAACTTAGCATTCCGATAAAGATCGGAGGATAAAATGAAAGAAAGGATAAAAAAACTCAGACAGCAATCGCTCGATGCAATACCAACACTTTCGCACGAACGCGCTCAACTATTAACAGAATTTTATAAAAGCGGCGAAGCGCAGAAACATTCGATTCCGGTAGCACGCGCTTTGTCATTAAAATATATTTTAGAAAACAAGGAACTCTGCATTAATGACGGCGAACTTTTCGTTGGAGAAAAAGGACCCGAACCTAAGGCAACGCCGACTTATCCTGAACTCTGTGTTCACTCAGAACAAGACTTAGAGATTCTTCATAACCGTGCGAAAGTCTGGTTCAAAAGCAGCGATGAAACCAGAAATGTAGTTTTGAATGAAGTCGCTCCCTTCTGGAAAGGTAAAAGCATTAGAGAAAAAATTCTTGAAGAAGTTGATGAACAATGGCGCGATTCTTACAATGCCGGAATTTTTACCGAGTTCATGGAACAACGTGCTCCGGGGCATACTGTTGGAGATGATAAAATTTTTAGAAAAGGAATGCTCGACTTCAAAAAAGAAATTGAAGACTCGATAAACAAATTAGATTTTTATAATGATCCGGAAGCATTTGCTAAAAGAGAAGAACTGCATGCAATGGAAATTGCGGCGGATGCGCTGATTGCATTTGCCAAGCGTTATTCAAAACGGCTCTATGAACTAGCTAAATCAGAAAAAGATACACAGCGCAAAAATGAATTGGAAACAATGGCCGGAATTTGTGAACGTGTCCCGGCAAACGCACCGCAAACTTTCTGGGAAGCGTTACAATATTATTGGTTTGTTCATCTCGGAGTCACAACGGAACTCAATACATGGGATTCATACAATCCGGGCAGACTCGATCAGCATCTATATCCATTTTTTAAACGTGATGTTGAAAGCGGATTGTTGACCGATGAATTTGCTCGCGAGCTACTTCAATCATTCTGGGTAAAGTTTAACAATCAACCAGCACCGCCAAAAGTTGGTGTAACCGCACAGGAGAGTAATACATATACCGATTTTTGTTTGATTAACGTCGGCGGTGTTACAGCAAAAGGTGAGGACGCAACAAACGAAATGACTTACATGATACTCGATGTGATTGAAGAGATGCGTCTGCTTCAGCCGAGTTCAATGGTGCAGGTTAGCAAAAAAAATCCGGACCGGTTATTAAAGCGCGCTCTCAAAATTATTATGACAGGTTACGGACAACCTTCAATTTTTAATACGGACGCGATCATTCAGGAATTGACACGGCAGGGGAAATCAATTATTGATGCAAGATGCGGAGGTGCAAGCGGCTGTGTTGAAGCAGGCGCATTCGGAAAAGAAGCTTACATACTTACCGGATATTTCAACATTCCAAAAATTTTAGAGATTACTCTTAACAACGGATTCGATCCGTTCACTAAAAAAGTTATCGGAATTAAAACCGGCGATTCGAACAGTTTCAAATCTTTTGATGAACTTTACGACGCATTCGAAAAACAGATGAATCATTTCATTGATATCAAGATTAAAGGAAACGTGATCATTGAAAGAATTTACGCTGAGTATATGCCATCGCCATTTTTATCGATTTTGGTTGATGACTGCATCAAGAAAGGGAAGGATTATAATGCCGGAGGCGCGCGTTATAATTCATCATACATTCAAGGCGTTGGTCTCGGTACCATTACCGACTCGCTTTCATCAATAAAATATAATGTCTTTGATAAAAAGAATTTTTCAATGAAAGAGATGATTGAACTTCTCAATAATAATTTTAAAAACAAAAAAGACGCTCGTGATAAATTTTTATTTGAAACTCCGAAATACGGAAACGACGATGATTATGCAGATGATTTAACCCGCAGAGTTTTCGAAAGTTATTTCAAAGCGGTTGACGGAAGACCGAATACAAAAGGCGGTCATTTCAGAATTGATCTTCTTCCAACAACTTGTCATGTTTATTTCGGAAGTGTGCTTGGCGCTACTCCGGACGGACGATTTGCCAAAGAACCCGTGAGCGAGGGAATTTCTCCCGTTCAAGGAGCGGATGTGCACGGTCCGACTTCCGTAATTAAATCGGCATCCAAAATTGATCATCTTAGGACGGGCGGTACTTTACTAAATCAAAAATTTACACCTACATTTTTAGAAACCGATGAAGGAAGAGAAAAAGTTTTGCAGCTAATTCGAACATACTTTAGATTAGACGGGCACCATCTGCAGTTCAATGTTGTTAATGCGGAAGTTTTGAAAGAGGCGCAGAAGCATCCGGAAAAATACCGCGATCTGATTGTACGCGTCGCCGGTTACAGCGATTACTTTGTTGATCTAGGCGAAGATTTACAAAATGAAATTATTCGTAGAACAGAACATACTGGTTATTGATCCGTGAAAATCTGCTTCATCTGTGTTACCAGCGTTCTATTAACGATTATAGCACACGGATGACACCGATAACACGGATTAACACGGAAAATTTTTAACAAATAGAAAAGGACAAATTATGTTCAACTCAAAAACTTACATTCAGCGCAGAGCGGAATTAAAAAAGAAAATCGGCGGTGGTTTAATTTTATTTCTCGGCAATAACGAAGCGCCGATGAATTACACCGACAACACTTACCATTTTCGTCAGGACAGCACATTTCTTTATTACTTCGGATTAGATCAGGCGGAACTTGCCGCCGTAATTGATGTTGATGAGAACAAAGAAATTGTTTTCGGCAACGATTTTTCGATAGACGATATTGTCTGGATGGGTCCTCAGCCAACAGTAAAAAAGCTGGCTTTGAAATGCGGTATTAAGCAAACTGCACCGTTAAGTGAACTTGAGAATGTATGTTTGGATGCAATTAAGCATGGGAGAAAAATTCATTTTGTTCCCCAATATCGCTACGATAATATTTTGAAACTCCATAAACTTCTAGGCACCGCGCCTAAACATGCTAACGATTACGCATCAACCGAGTTGATCAAAGCAATTGCAAATCAGCGCTTGGTAAAATCGAATGAAGAGATTGCCGAGATAGAAAAAGCGATTGAAATTTCTTACGAAATGCAGA is a genomic window containing:
- a CDS encoding glycyl-radical enzyme activating protein, which produces MQNSGYIFDIKKYSVNDGPGIRTTVFLKGCPLTCWWCHNPESRKIEPEKIDNCSFRWNLSYESSQRNMIGSQVSVNDVMHEIEKDLPFYEESKGGATFSGGEPMLQIDFLHQLLTECKKKDINTAIDTTGYAPLADFEKIYDLTDIFLYDLKLIDDKFHCEYCGVSNKLIHKNLEELSSRGNKVILRLPIIPSLTDTEENITQTISFISTLENIREIDLLPFHSTAKSKYDRMKILNKVIDIIPPSKEYMNELKNRFSQLSIPIKIGG
- a CDS encoding glycyl radical protein, which produces MKERIKKLRQQSLDAIPTLSHERAQLLTEFYKSGEAQKHSIPVARALSLKYILENKELCINDGELFVGEKGPEPKATPTYPELCVHSEQDLEILHNRAKVWFKSSDETRNVVLNEVAPFWKGKSIREKILEEVDEQWRDSYNAGIFTEFMEQRAPGHTVGDDKIFRKGMLDFKKEIEDSINKLDFYNDPEAFAKREELHAMEIAADALIAFAKRYSKRLYELAKSEKDTQRKNELETMAGICERVPANAPQTFWEALQYYWFVHLGVTTELNTWDSYNPGRLDQHLYPFFKRDVESGLLTDEFARELLQSFWVKFNNQPAPPKVGVTAQESNTYTDFCLINVGGVTAKGEDATNEMTYMILDVIEEMRLLQPSSMVQVSKKNPDRLLKRALKIIMTGYGQPSIFNTDAIIQELTRQGKSIIDARCGGASGCVEAGAFGKEAYILTGYFNIPKILEITLNNGFDPFTKKVIGIKTGDSNSFKSFDELYDAFEKQMNHFIDIKIKGNVIIERIYAEYMPSPFLSILVDDCIKKGKDYNAGGARYNSSYIQGVGLGTITDSLSSIKYNVFDKKNFSMKEMIELLNNNFKNKKDARDKFLFETPKYGNDDDYADDLTRRVFESYFKAVDGRPNTKGGHFRIDLLPTTCHVYFGSVLGATPDGRFAKEPVSEGISPVQGADVHGPTSVIKSASKIDHLRTGGTLLNQKFTPTFLETDEGREKVLQLIRTYFRLDGHHLQFNVVNAEVLKEAQKHPEKYRDLIVRVAGYSDYFVDLGEDLQNEIIRRTEHTGY
- a CDS encoding DMT family transporter, which codes for MKDKSKSIIYSLLAVLAWSTVATAFKLTLQGINTTQLLFYSSLTSLVVLFIIVRLNSPKELKKIFSKGHLKRNMMLGLINPFIYYLILFKAYSVLPAQEAQPINLIWPLLISIFSAIFLKQKISVKTYIGLLISFFGIIIISTRGNILSLQFHNLYGVLLAASSSIIWAGFWILNLLDKRGEEIKLFGAFFLGTLYTGLYILFFDSFSPVEFKYILGAVYIGIFEMGITFFLWLKALSLSDNKAKTSTIIYLFPVISLFFIALVLKEKLFISSIIGLVLIVGGILFQQIKGKTKET
- a CDS encoding MBL fold metallo-hydrolase, whose protein sequence is MNRRKFIKNSFLTAIAALLTPVFLRSDIKAAPRIKLNYKPEPSKWSDNDLTIAWIGHSTILMNFFGKWILTDPVLFNSIGVYFFGGSIGPSRRTPPAVEIDEFPKPDMILVSHAHMDHMDYPTLKAFAEKYPDQIDLVVAYLTKDVINDLPWKSVSVLDWNDEIKIQDTRIKANEVKHFGWRFPWEKDRSRGFMKDGRSYNAYLIERNGKKVLFGGDMSLHEKLRPLKNENIDVAIMPIGAYNPWIRNHCNPEQALQMADEINAKYFIPIHTKTFNQSMEPFNEAINWMKRSAPNYKMQIGLDEIGQTFVLS